The Nymphaea colorata isolate Beijing-Zhang1983 chromosome 7, ASM883128v2, whole genome shotgun sequence DNA window GACCTACGAACTTGCACACCATACTTGTTTTGGAGATACTCAAGCATGTGATTTTCTGCTACTTCTAAAGAATCAAACGATCTGAAGATGGCACCCTTGTACCGATAGACTAATGGTTGGCACCGCTCCCAGCTGTCATATATGTCTCGCTCACGCCCTTCGAAAACCACATAGTACTTTCGGCGAGGCATCATCTTCGTTGTcctgttgaaaagaaaacaaatgtcagacaatcaaactgaagaagttgtcaacatttataaacaaacttactatttaattgataatctgtaaacatttgagatgaTATAGCTGCTCTCAAAGCATTGTTGCTTCCTCGTtgatgtgtttggcttgcaatttcAGGTTCGCTTAAGACAAAGTTATCAGTCGAAggtgcatcttcatcatcaaattgctcggcatttggattgtgttcaattatgaagttgtgcaatacacatgtagcaagaacgatttgagcttgtttttggaatGGATACtgaacttgcattttcaatattggaaaacgacctttcaacatgccaaaagttcttTCTACTATATTTCGGagtgatgaatgcctatggttgaataattcttcttctgttctAGGTGAGCGTGCTCCCCGAGTGTTAAACTCAGACAAATGATAACGATGTCCTCGATAAGGTGTAAGCAAGCCGACAATGTTTGGATACCCCCCATCAGCCAGATAAAATTTCCCTACAATTGAACAAAATTTAATTCTACATTGATACATGCTTCTTAAAAGAGTGAATTGGTTGGTGGAACTACGTACCTTCTGGGACAACAAATGGGTCTGTTTCATGATCTAGTGCATTGTACAATACTCTTGAGTCTgttgcacttccttcccatccAGCCAAAACGTAGTGGAATCTAGTATCTAATCCGACTACAGCCATGACGTTTTGAGAAACGAAACCTTTTCTATTGCGAAACCTTGCTTGATCTGAAGCTGGGACCCATGCAGGTATATGTGTGCCATCGATTGCTCCTAAACAATTCTATATGACAAGGCAACTAGTTAGTCATGTTGTAGTTTGTCTTGTTGTATGTGTCATGTTGAGTTCAAGATGATGAAATTACctcaaaatatgaaaagaatcgTTTAGAATGTCGAATATGTGCTGGCATCATCTCATCATTGGGCCGCCGAACGTAATCCTTACCCAGTATACATATCGCTCGTAGCACTAGgctgacatatttacttattgtttgtccGGAATATTGAAACGTATTTTGAACAGCACGATTCCGTTCATTATGTCCAATTGTCAAAAGCAATATAGCTACTGGTTCTTCTACGGTAATGTCACGAGCATCCTCCAACAAATTTCTATCCCTTAGAATGTTACACAGTCTCATATATGTATGCCCTTCCATACGGAGTAAGTCCAAACAATTTCTAGGATGACCGTGAAGCATAAGTTGGACAAAAGATGTACCAGCATCTCGAAATGGATGAACAATCCTCCTAGATGATGGTTGGTCTTTTAACCAAAAGAAGACAAACACAAAAACCATTCGAATGATGAAAAGCACTCGTTCATCGTCATCTTCGAACATGTCAACATCAATCATTTAGACTAAACTGCATGTACATGTAAGGATGTTTATTGAATAACATAATTTCCAACATGTGTTTCagcacaacaaaaaagaaaggattgcAGGACAAGATCATGATGAAGAACATAAACAGATTGCTTCAATAACAACAATTTCACACTACATAAAGATCATggaattataaaaaaaacatacaacaaaTGTTATTGTGCCAAATGAATCATACAAATAATTCTACtaacaaatatgaaatcttaCCTATAAAGTACCAAGTCTACGCGACAACCATGTTAGCCGGTCTTCAGGTGGAACGTTGAGAAAGATCATGGAATTCGTTCCCTCTCCTAACAGGTCCAGACTCAGCAGTCTTGTATGACTATCTAGTAGCCCTGTGTCCACCATCTCTTGtaaaatttcacaacatttgGCATATTGAAACCCTCTAGAAGTATGTGTTAGGGCGtccacatttttaactataccGTTCAACAAATTGTAATACGTGTCATCATTGGTTGACCTGTTCCGTTTTGACCTATGTGAACTTGTATTGGTTGTCGGATTCTCAGTTGTAGGAGTTGTAGGTAGTGGCGATTGTAGGGGTGTACCATCATTTGGCGTCTGTGTAAATGACTGTTCACTGTCAAACTGCATGTAAGAAGGTGAATTCTGGAAAGCAGGTGTAGATGGGAGTGATTCAGTCTCAGCTTGTAGCACGTTGTTTAATGTTACTGCATTTTGCCCAGTTGCATGAGATTCGCCATATACCTCGGCGAACTCATCATAGTATCTCCATACTTTTGGCCCTCtgtacttttttctatttggatatttctgaaaaaattcaTGTGTTCAAATATTGCACAAGCAAATACATGTGAGACAAAACCTAACAgaattaattttataatttaccTGAACATAGTCGTTCCATACTTGGGGGTCGACCTCAATGCATTTGTTAATTGGGTCGTAGCCAAACCCACTTGTGTTCAACAATGCATTTGAAAAGCTATCCTCTTTCAAATGAACATGTTTCCAATATACTTGCTTATTGCTCATGTTATATTAACGGTGAGAGGCAAGATGAGACACCCAATATTGTCACCGCCCATGAATATGAATATTGGTAATTGCTTCTCTAATTCACTTAATAGGGATTTGAGCCATGCGACCAATGCAATGGCGTTAGCAAGTGATCCTTGTTCAGCTTTAAGGAGCATACAGCCTAAGTTTTTGCCCAATCTTGTGATCTTGTAGAATACAAAGCTTGCTTTTGGTGCCTTAAAATACCGCTTCTGCCGCATTTAAAGTTAGTTACTTTTTTAAGCTTTATGAGACAAGGTTAGAATAATGAAAAGCCGTGGTCTATCTTCCAACTTATAGGCATCCTATTTAAGGGCGaagcatgaattttttcatgaaaaaggagCACTCCAGTCACCAGCTGATGATCACGAGTACTTCATATAATTTTTAAGTAGTCACCAGTTCAGATCTGATGTGGGTACTCCACCTAATTTTTAAGTCGTTACTatctaattttgaatttttaaaataaaacttttcatGGGTGCCATCCTCCCATAGAATTTTTTCCCGAGGAGGGtggaattaaagttttttactatgttaaaatgttatttttaaaaattatatatataataagtaaaattttctacaatttatgtgttttttttttaaatttgaggaGGAGTCAAGCTCATGCAGACCCTACCTTCCCTCTGTTATAGTGTGCAAGGACTTTCATAAGGAGCTTGTGTAATTGAGATTCAAACCAAAGTAatatgagaaatttttttttctcttaaaagcAAATTCATTAGCTGGTCTTATAATTATGACGAAAAAgaaacgagaagaagaagaagcaaggaaGTCAAGTGTGAAAAGAACGAGAACGGGTTCCAGTAACTATTGTCTGATCTTCAGAAGGTTCTCGGTATAAGCCCTATTGCAATTTAGGAGTCGGGTACTGTAAATTTTTAAGATGAAGGCTGCGCGAGTGTCTGAGAGATCCAGAAAGGCAAAAGCCATAGGCCTATAGAACAAATAAGAACCGCAAAATTATTAAAAGACGAGAACTGTCCGGTTCGTGAAATTCGTTGGTCACACGGTTTGGTTGTGGTTTGAAAGACCCCATGGAAGCAGAGGACAATCAAATCTCCGTCGCCACCCACCAACAAGAGGGCGAAGCGGAAGCATCCACAGAGGAGCAACCGCAGCAGATGGCCGCCCCCCATGTGATGGAGACGGCTGCTATTACCGCTCTCCGTTCCGTCCTCCACCGAGTGCAGCTGGCCGCCGAGAGGTCCGGCAGGGCTTCCCAGCAAGTACCTCTTAATCCTTTTCGGTCCCtctctgttttctttccttgttttttccCTCCTTCTCCGCATGGGGTGCTATATAAAGATtggtgatgatggtggtggcAGGTAAGAGTGGTCGCTGTGAGCAAGACGAAGCCGGTGTCCCTGATTCGCCAGGTCTACGATGCCGGGCATCGTTACTTCGGCGAGAATTACGTGCAGGAGTTGATAGAGAAGGCGCCTCAGGTCCGTTCAACACACTTGTGTGCGTGGTTTACGGTGATTCTTTTTATGAGCAGTTGTAGAAGAAACTAGTGGAAAGTTATTTGCCAGTCAAGAATTTGGATGGCAAATTTTTATGTTGGCCTGAAGAATCCCTATGTCACCTTTTGGgccgttcttttttttttttgtttaaatcgAAGTTGTTCGTTAAGAAGTGAACCTTTTTAGTTTTCTGCGTTGCTGAGATCActttgttgtttgattttcttttaattaacaaAATGTGGAGGGAAATTCTGGAAGTGAACAAAATCTTTTGTGGTTGTCGAATTCAaggaaccttttttttttgtttttaacttgGGATAGACGAAGAGCCACGTTGTTATAATGGTTCCTGTGACTGGAAATGCCTAGCTTTTGCAGGCATTGAAAGATACAGTCTCTGAAGAATGTTGAAAAGAATAGTATTGCTATTATGATTATTTTTATCATCACCAACACTATCATGCTTGACCATTATAGCTCTATGCGATAACCCATTTGTCCTTGGTCTTAATACTTAAATGTTGCGTTAATTGGATTAGTTTTTCCTCTTCTGTCTTGAAGCTTCAACTTGCCtgaattttgatttgtttatgcTAATCTTTTTGGCAGCTTCCTGAGGACATAGAATGGCATTTCATTGGCAACTTACAGAGCAACAAAGTGAAACCTCTTCTTGGTACATCTTTTGCTAGAATCTACAGAAAACCCTTCTTCTGATGTCATCTTGAGAAAAACCTGCTTAAATCTTTTAAAACTGTTTTTAGGTGAAGTAACTCAGACAGTAAATGAGTACCAGCATGTGTAGGTGCAGAGGGTAGATCTTATGGATATCTATTTCTGTTTACAACTTACAAGCGGCATAGGGTTGACAACTTGACATGATTAGTCGCATGGTAGAAGGAGGTCAGCGTTGTGGTATAGTCATGCTATCCTTTGTGTGACAAGTGAAGGGACCATTCAATATGGAGATTATGGAAGCtatttgtcaaaatttgaattagaATCTGATGGGGAGCCCTTTCTCTAACCGTTTGCACTTCTGAACATAATAAACAATAATAGTTGGTCTATCTGATAGTCATCATGATTGTATCATGTAAATAGTGTTATTCATGAAGAGCTCTTCTCCTACTTCCGTTTGGTTCTTATTAAGATTTT harbors:
- the LOC116257166 gene encoding uncharacterized protein At2g29880-like, which encodes MSNKQVYWKHVHLKEDSFSNALLNTSGFGYDPINKCIEVDPQVWNDYVQKYPNRKKYRGPKVWRYYDEFAEVYGESHATGQNAVTLNNVLQAETESLPSTPAFQNSPSYMQFDSEQSFTQTPNDGTPLQSPLPTTPTTENPTTNTSSHRSKRNRSTNDDTYYNLLNGIVKNVDALTHTSRGFQYAKCCEILQEMVDTGLLDSHTRLLSLDLLGEGTNSMIFLNVPPEDRLTWLSRRLGTL